tgaaacatcccgaaatatttcaactaaaataatacgactatgtcaagttgttacagttgacacctacctgtgaaataacgaacatatattttatttggctagATTacattatagaaccacataggaccatttgacatttccctcagttcattatatgacaatactgaaaaaaacgaaagaacttgcggattgttgtctcactcactcatagacaaaaagtaataacgtgttgtgaatacgatatcttttaccaagcttttatttttgcccggcttctttgctttagtcattattctgagggtcgaatattataattatgtctttATGTTGGTACTAAGGTTTGTTTTAGTACTTTTAGTTACATATTCTGTGGTCCGTGGTGCAAGGGCGGAACTTGCGATTTGgcatttcttattatttttagtctgtCTATTACAAAAATGGCTGCAAACCGTCGTAAGCAAGACGACAAGAATTTAGAAATTTTACGTGAACTTATATCTATTAATGGAAACAAATATTGTTTAGATTGCAACCAAAGAGGACCTACGTACGTTAATGTTACAATCGGTTCGTTCGTTTGTTCAAAATGTTCGGGAATGCTGTAAGTATTATTTTGAGCGTTATTGTGTTGTTGCTTTTGTGCTAGAAATTAGATCAACAAACAGATAATTTGAAATGCACGATTTTTTTGCAGACGTGGTTTGACGCCTCCCCATCGAGTAAAGTCGATCTCAATGGCCACATTTACCCCGGAAGAGATAGAATTTATAAAAGTGAGAGGAAATGATTACTGTAGGCGCGTTTGGTTAGGCCTATACGAGGGTGAAAGTGTGAACTTTACTGATGAACAAAGTGTGAAAGATTTTATGTCGGACAAATACGAGAAGAAACGTTACTATCTCGATCAACCGCTGAATAATACTGTTACGAACGGAAGTTTATCATCGAAGAATAAGTCAAAAGCTAAAAGCGGAAGTGCTGCAGCGAGCTCAGCACAGCTAATATCAATAGCGAGCTCGGCGCCCAAGTCGATAGTTAACAATAACATGCTCGTGAATGCGCCCAAACTGGGAAATAGCTTTTTCTCTGGAGGCAATGATGTCAGTATGAAGATAGCCCGGCCGGTGCACAGCATACCCCAGCCCAGCCCCCTCGCGGCGCCACCCGTCGTCGCCCCTGATCCAGTACCTGAGTAATTAATATTCTTACGGCTTGGTATTTTCTGCTAAATATTCATGTTTTGTGTGCACTTGGTTTAATgcatatatttttgttacagtTTTCCTGTTGACTTTTCAACTGCAAATATTTATAACAGTAGCCagtttaataataatgtaaacaacAATTATA
This DNA window, taken from Cydia strobilella chromosome 4, ilCydStro3.1, whole genome shotgun sequence, encodes the following:
- the LOC134740758 gene encoding arf-GAP domain and FG repeat-containing protein 1 translates to MAANRRKQDDKNLEILRELISINGNKYCLDCNQRGPTYVNVTIGSFVCSKCSGMLRGLTPPHRVKSISMATFTPEEIEFIKVRGNDYCRRVWLGLYEGESVNFTDEQSVKDFMSDKYEKKRYYLDQPLNNTVTNGSLSSKNKSKAKSGSAAASSAQLISIASSAPKSIVNNNMLVNAPKLGNSFFSGGNDVSMKIARPVHSIPQPSPLAAPPVVAPDPVPDFPVDFSTANIYNSSQFNNNVNNNYMPAPSTTTGSAAFTPLSSTANDRYAALADLDHALRQQNMKSMEEGNNINSKNPFQSAPTNDFFGSKNPFFNGSWSAAPAPVPVNPFMPSSNSGNYVNSKNPFL